One window of the Streptomyces sp. NBC_00259 genome contains the following:
- a CDS encoding glycosyltransferase has protein sequence MTSDAGGGGGGGGGGGGPMWVVVPAHQEERRLAGTLRALAAQRDRDFTLLVVDNGSSDRTGAIARDFAEGAPFAVEVLVEPEKGVGCAVDTGFRYAIGRGAALLARTDADCLPRAGWTAAARAALTSPAPGPGSRMVCGRIVARRDEHGPLGRTGFAVLVRLAALFGRLRPAHARRNGYLAPYRMHAGNNMAITAELYLACGGMPRRPSPTDRLFLNRVRRRTDRIVHSRAMVVENSTRRLRAYGIRGTARWYLDRGSAGRGDDPR, from the coding sequence ATGACGAGCGATGCCGGGGGCGGTGGCGGTGGCGGTGGCGGCGGGGGCGGTCCGATGTGGGTGGTGGTGCCCGCCCACCAGGAGGAGAGGCGGCTCGCCGGAACGCTACGGGCCCTGGCCGCCCAGCGGGACCGCGACTTCACCCTGCTCGTGGTGGACAACGGCTCCTCCGACCGCACCGGCGCCATCGCCCGGGACTTCGCCGAAGGCGCGCCCTTCGCCGTCGAGGTGCTGGTCGAGCCGGAGAAGGGCGTGGGCTGCGCCGTGGACACCGGCTTCCGGTACGCGATCGGGCGGGGCGCGGCACTGCTGGCGCGCACGGACGCCGACTGTCTGCCGCGGGCCGGCTGGACGGCCGCCGCCCGCGCCGCGCTGACGTCGCCGGCCCCGGGGCCCGGTTCGCGGATGGTGTGCGGCCGGATCGTGGCCCGGCGCGACGAGCACGGTCCGCTGGGCCGGACCGGTTTCGCGGTGCTGGTGCGGCTCGCCGCCCTGTTCGGCCGGCTCCGGCCCGCCCATGCCCGCAGGAACGGCTACCTGGCGCCGTACCGCATGCACGCCGGGAACAACATGGCCATCACCGCCGAGCTGTATCTGGCCTGCGGCGGCATGCCTCGCCGTCCTTCGCCGACCGACCGGCTGTTCCTCAACCGGGTGCGCAGGCGGACGGACCGGATCGTCCACTCACGCGCCATGGTCGTGGAGAACTCCACTCGACGCCTGAGGGCGTACGGCATCAGGGGCACGGCCCGCTGGTATCTGGACCGCGGCAGCGCCGGCCGCGGCGACGACCCACGCTGA
- a CDS encoding 3-oxoacyl-ACP synthase III family protein, with protein sequence MSDPRPRVGITAVGSALPDAVVTSGSLQREATRGIGKALPGTLLAQATGIRTRRVAADDEYASTLAVRAARQALAAASLDPYDIDLLLFASASRDMVEPATAHMVQAELGTRAHALDVTNACNSFVNGIDLARTMIQAGRARRALVVTGETPSRAVRRAPADFAAFRDGFAGYTFGDAGAAVVLEEVTHGGIVDVDTETRSEHWDVGGIPGGGSRHPRGDEHTYFRGDGHELRGVFEKTGTSVVERTLDRAGLGWDDFARVLVHQVTVPYLERFAELTGVPQEKLVVTVPELGNVASASIGVQLHRVFGELVPGDRVLFVGLGGGISIMTMIWEKS encoded by the coding sequence ATGAGCGATCCGCGACCGCGGGTCGGAATCACCGCCGTCGGAAGTGCGCTGCCGGACGCGGTCGTGACATCGGGGAGCCTCCAGCGCGAGGCGACGCGCGGCATCGGCAAGGCCCTGCCCGGGACGCTGCTCGCCCAGGCCACCGGGATCCGTACGCGCCGCGTGGCCGCCGACGACGAGTACGCGTCGACCCTCGCCGTGCGCGCCGCGCGCCAGGCGCTCGCGGCCGCCTCACTCGATCCGTACGACATCGACCTGCTGCTCTTCGCCTCCGCGTCGCGCGACATGGTCGAGCCCGCCACGGCCCACATGGTGCAGGCCGAACTCGGCACCCGGGCCCATGCGCTCGATGTCACCAACGCCTGCAACAGCTTCGTCAACGGCATCGACCTCGCCCGGACCATGATCCAGGCCGGCCGGGCCCGGCGCGCCCTGGTCGTCACCGGTGAGACCCCGTCCCGCGCGGTCCGCCGCGCACCCGCCGACTTCGCCGCGTTCCGGGACGGGTTCGCGGGCTACACCTTCGGCGACGCGGGGGCGGCGGTCGTCCTGGAGGAGGTGACGCACGGCGGCATCGTCGACGTGGACACCGAGACGCGCTCGGAGCACTGGGACGTCGGCGGGATACCCGGCGGCGGCTCCCGGCACCCGCGCGGCGACGAGCACACCTACTTCCGCGGCGACGGACACGAACTGCGCGGTGTCTTCGAGAAGACGGGCACGTCGGTCGTCGAGCGGACGCTGGACCGCGCAGGCCTCGGCTGGGACGACTTCGCCCGGGTGCTGGTGCACCAGGTGACGGTGCCGTACCTGGAGCGGTTCGCCGAACTGACCGGGGTACCGCAGGAGAAGCTGGTCGTCACCGTCCCCGAGCTGGGCAACGTCGCCAGCGCGAGCATCGGCGTGCAGCTGCACCGGGTGTTCGGGGAACTGGTGCCGGGCGACCGCGTGCTGTTCGTGGGGCTCGGCGGCGGCATCAGCATCATGACGATGATCTGGGAGAAGTCATGA
- a CDS encoding OmpL47-type beta-barrel domain-containing protein yields the protein MVLGLTSTVAYGRAAEREADVPAAAQVLTWTAGDAIDRYASFPTTAVAGATTIVFENSTATGNTTGMPHTLTFDVSDPEYNHDVPLNILANPNDDQGGKHSVEVTLTPGRYRFHCTIPGHGQMQGILTVTDPGGEDTTAPETSAKVEGEKNADGAFIGHATVTVSATDAGAGVDKVEYAVGADGPWQPYTAPVMVHETGTHKIRYRATDKAGNAAAEKAVDFTVVAPPTDDKTPPETSATVSGEKDAQGRYLGMATITVTASDTGSGVNTIEYAVGADGAWQPYTAPVMVHETGTHKIRYRATDKAGNAAAEKAVDFTVVAPPTEDKTPPETSATVTGTKNSDGAFITSATVTVTATDAGSGVEKAEYSLDGGPYLAYTTPVIVDRVGFHSVQHRATDKAGNTSEAKKVSFTVAESGGVPAPNCPEFDERLTVIVGTVDTGVPNRVTRSRCTVNELIEDEKDWASHALFLKHVDKVLDQLLTDGVIDQREHKKIYQAAKQSGIGKPGQTSGYRDLFDGTAASFAKWQHVGGGSFGLNADGSMTSGTTKGGLGMLWFPQRQYGDFSLKLRWRDDAPGTGNANSGVFVRFPYVHDNPEEPRPEWVAIKYGHEVQVLDRPDGDMYKTGSVYGFDRVGLGGAGVTPKGTWNDYEIRVEGQHYSVFRNGVLINEFDNTGGQEFVPPRGDDPGTDGRRYAQGYVGLQVHGTTDVISYRDIRIKEL from the coding sequence ATGGTACTCGGGCTGACGTCGACCGTCGCGTACGGGCGGGCCGCCGAGCGGGAGGCCGACGTCCCGGCCGCCGCCCAGGTCCTGACCTGGACCGCGGGCGACGCCATCGACCGCTACGCGTCCTTCCCGACGACCGCGGTCGCGGGCGCGACGACGATCGTCTTCGAGAACAGCACGGCGACCGGCAACACGACCGGGATGCCGCACACGCTGACCTTCGACGTCTCCGACCCGGAGTACAACCACGACGTCCCGCTGAACATCCTGGCCAACCCCAACGACGACCAGGGCGGGAAGCATTCGGTCGAGGTCACCCTGACGCCCGGCCGCTACCGCTTCCACTGCACGATCCCCGGTCACGGTCAGATGCAGGGCATCCTGACGGTGACCGACCCGGGCGGCGAGGACACGACCGCGCCGGAGACCTCGGCGAAGGTGGAGGGCGAGAAGAACGCCGACGGCGCCTTCATCGGCCATGCCACGGTGACCGTGTCGGCGACCGACGCCGGCGCGGGCGTGGACAAGGTGGAGTACGCGGTGGGGGCCGACGGTCCCTGGCAGCCCTACACCGCGCCGGTGATGGTCCATGAGACCGGCACCCACAAGATCCGCTACCGCGCCACCGACAAGGCTGGCAACGCCGCCGCGGAGAAGGCCGTGGACTTCACCGTCGTCGCCCCGCCGACGGACGACAAGACCCCGCCGGAGACCTCGGCGACGGTGAGCGGGGAGAAGGACGCGCAGGGCCGGTACCTGGGCATGGCCACGATCACGGTCACCGCCTCGGACACCGGCTCCGGGGTCAACACCATCGAGTACGCGGTGGGGGCCGACGGCGCCTGGCAGCCCTACACCGCGCCGGTGATGGTCCATGAGACCGGCACCCACAAGATCCGCTACCGCGCCACCGACAAGGCTGGCAACGCGGCCGCGGAGAAGGCCGTGGACTTCACCGTCGTCGCCCCGCCGACCGAGGACAAGACCCCGCCGGAGACCTCGGCGACGGTGACCGGGACCAAGAACTCGGACGGCGCGTTCATCACCAGCGCCACGGTGACGGTGACGGCGACCGACGCCGGATCCGGCGTGGAGAAGGCCGAGTACTCGCTCGACGGCGGCCCCTACCTCGCCTACACCACACCGGTGATCGTCGACCGGGTCGGCTTCCATTCCGTGCAGCACCGGGCGACCGACAAGGCCGGCAACACCTCGGAGGCGAAGAAGGTGTCCTTCACCGTCGCCGAGAGCGGCGGGGTGCCCGCCCCGAACTGCCCCGAGTTCGACGAGCGGCTGACCGTGATCGTCGGCACGGTCGACACGGGCGTACCCAACCGGGTCACCCGCTCCCGCTGCACCGTCAACGAGCTGATCGAGGACGAGAAGGACTGGGCGTCCCACGCGCTCTTCCTCAAGCACGTCGACAAGGTGCTCGACCAGCTCCTGACGGACGGGGTCATCGACCAGCGCGAGCACAAGAAGATCTACCAGGCGGCCAAGCAGTCCGGCATCGGCAAGCCCGGCCAGACCAGCGGCTACCGCGATCTGTTCGACGGCACGGCCGCCTCGTTCGCCAAGTGGCAGCACGTGGGCGGCGGTTCGTTCGGGCTCAACGCCGACGGGTCGATGACGAGCGGCACCACCAAGGGCGGCCTGGGCATGCTGTGGTTCCCCCAGCGGCAGTACGGCGACTTCTCGCTGAAGCTCCGGTGGCGGGACGACGCGCCCGGCACCGGCAACGCCAACAGCGGGGTCTTCGTGCGCTTCCCGTACGTCCACGACAACCCGGAGGAGCCGCGGCCCGAGTGGGTCGCCATCAAGTACGGCCATGAGGTGCAGGTCCTGGACCGGCCCGACGGCGACATGTACAAGACCGGCTCGGTCTACGGCTTCGACCGCGTCGGCCTCGGCGGCGCCGGGGTCACCCCGAAGGGCACCTGGAACGACTACGAGATCCGGGTGGAGGGCCAGCACTACTCGGTCTTCCGCAACGGTGTCCTGATCAACGAGTTCGACAACACCGGCGGCCAGGAGTTCGTTCCGCCGCGTGGCGACGACCCGGGCACGGACGGACGGCGCTACGCACAGGGCTACGTCGGCCTCCAGGTGCACGGCACGACGGATGTGATCTCCTACCGCGACATCCGGATCAAGGAGCTGTAG